Proteins found in one Paenibacillus borealis genomic segment:
- a CDS encoding ABC transporter permease: MITQEKRSAAGASSSLPVRRSTKRGSMLKHLLKHKVLLLMLLPGVLFLLVNNYLPMFGIIIAFKNINYVDGILGSPWVGLDNFKFLFATSDAWIITRNTVLYNFVFIILNLVIAVSIAIALNELKNKLAAKFYQSIMFFPYFLSMVVVSYLVFAFLNVEYGFINKGIFALFGLDELNWYSEPKYWPFILPLINLWKGVGYGCVIYLAAIIGIDNEYYEAALIDGASKWKQILHITIPLIRPVIIITTILAIGGIFRSDFGLFYQTTLNSGALYPTTLVIDTYVYNALINMGNLGMSAAAGLYQSVVGFFLVLGSNWIVRKVDKDQAVF; the protein is encoded by the coding sequence ATGATTACTCAAGAGAAGAGAAGCGCAGCCGGAGCAAGCAGCAGCTTGCCTGTGCGCAGGAGTACGAAGAGAGGGTCCATGCTAAAGCATCTGCTGAAGCACAAAGTTCTGCTGCTGATGCTGCTGCCGGGCGTGCTTTTTTTGCTGGTCAATAATTATCTGCCGATGTTCGGGATCATTATTGCCTTTAAGAATATTAACTATGTGGACGGGATTCTCGGCAGTCCGTGGGTGGGGCTGGATAACTTCAAATTTCTGTTCGCAACCTCAGATGCCTGGATCATTACCCGTAATACGGTGCTCTACAACTTCGTGTTTATTATTCTCAACCTGGTGATTGCCGTATCGATCGCGATTGCCCTGAATGAGCTGAAGAATAAGCTGGCCGCCAAGTTTTATCAGAGCATCATGTTCTTCCCGTACTTCTTGTCGATGGTTGTGGTGAGCTATCTGGTGTTCGCTTTTCTGAATGTTGAATACGGTTTCATCAATAAAGGGATCTTCGCCTTGTTCGGGCTGGATGAGCTGAACTGGTATTCCGAGCCGAAATATTGGCCGTTCATTCTGCCGCTGATCAACCTCTGGAAAGGGGTGGGCTATGGCTGTGTCATCTATCTGGCGGCCATCATCGGCATTGACAATGAGTATTATGAAGCAGCCCTGATCGACGGTGCCAGCAAGTGGAAGCAGATCCTGCATATCACGATTCCGCTGATCCGTCCGGTCATTATCATCACAACGATTCTGGCCATCGGCGGCATCTTCCGCTCCGACTTCGGTCTGTTCTACCAGACTACGCTGAATTCCGGAGCACTGTACCCGACGACACTGGTCATCGACACATATGTCTACAACGCGCTGATCAATATGGGTAACCTGGGCATGTCCGCAGCAGCCGGATTGTATCAGTCGGTGGTCGGCTTCTTCCTGGTCCTCGGCTCGAACTGGATTGTGCGCAAGGTCGACAAAGACCAGGCGGTATTCTAA
- a CDS encoding cache domain-containing sensor histidine kinase, producing the protein MRKLFDTLSRTLFLYNFSIRSRLILYFLFLVLLPTTIISVTVYNKSADIITRNVNTSIENNFNLVQDNLAQRFEAANNSMIALYLNSEFADLISSNRPTDSTGIINELAALDKILENFPANGTSGSSFVPMLYMLNRPEYTQYNFSRRVFNIDLISLKPWYLGIPAKSDFTVVGLSSLDSRYTLKFARRLFGIRHAQLPFVGLLTIDIPVAEFSTLLEHYKPTPGSKVYIADGTGTIAISPEPGLIGQNINTQEYYSKMNAPAADSAGLHSFHQMIGGENMLVSYRTIDNTGWTILSFSPVRELNGELAAFRRVMYIVIGICMLVSLMMALLLSENISAPIRKFIQSMSHAESGNFNITIRYRRKDEFAYLFNRYNKLLQQIKALIDKLYVTELRKKEAELQTLQAQINPHFLYNTLDSINWIAINHDIPEISNMVTSLSDFFRYSLSKGRNIIPLRDELRQVESYLEIQQFRFQDRLEYELEETDPKLLEECLVVKLSLQPLVENALIHGIQQRRGQGRIRIRVETSQGILSVSVFDDGVGADPERLNLLLANPQPGNQSYGIRNVHMRIQQFFGASYGIRYYANTEDGCGLLAVIRFPVVTTWDEVSEDVDDDRSG; encoded by the coding sequence ATGAGGAAGCTGTTTGATACATTGTCGCGCACCCTCTTCTTGTATAATTTCAGCATCCGCAGCCGGCTGATTCTCTATTTCCTGTTCCTCGTCCTGCTTCCGACAACCATTATATCGGTGACGGTGTACAACAAATCGGCCGATATCATCACCCGCAATGTCAATACATCCATTGAGAATAACTTCAATCTTGTCCAGGATAATCTGGCGCAGCGGTTCGAGGCCGCCAATAACTCCATGATTGCGCTATACCTTAATTCGGAATTCGCTGACCTCATCTCCTCTAACCGGCCTACGGACAGCACCGGAATCATCAATGAACTGGCCGCCCTCGACAAGATTCTCGAGAATTTCCCCGCGAACGGAACATCGGGAAGCAGCTTTGTACCTATGCTCTATATGCTGAACCGGCCGGAATATACCCAGTACAATTTCTCCAGACGTGTTTTCAATATCGATCTCATTTCCCTGAAGCCCTGGTATCTCGGTATTCCGGCCAAATCCGATTTCACTGTAGTCGGACTCAGCTCGCTCGACTCCAGATACACCCTCAAATTCGCGAGGCGCCTGTTCGGTATCCGGCATGCGCAGCTGCCCTTTGTCGGGCTGCTGACCATAGATATTCCGGTTGCGGAATTCAGCACGCTGCTGGAGCATTACAAGCCTACACCCGGCAGCAAGGTCTATATCGCAGATGGAACCGGCACGATCGCCATCAGTCCGGAACCGGGATTGATCGGGCAGAATATCAACACACAGGAGTACTACAGCAAGATGAACGCTCCTGCTGCCGATTCAGCGGGTCTGCATTCTTTTCACCAGATGATCGGCGGCGAGAATATGCTTGTCTCCTACCGGACCATAGACAACACCGGCTGGACCATTCTCTCATTCTCGCCTGTCCGCGAGCTTAACGGAGAATTGGCCGCCTTCCGCCGGGTGATGTATATCGTCATCGGCATCTGTATGCTGGTCTCGCTCATGATGGCCCTGCTGCTGTCAGAGAATATCTCAGCGCCGATCCGCAAGTTCATCCAGTCGATGTCGCATGCCGAAAGCGGAAATTTCAACATTACCATCCGCTACAGGCGCAAGGATGAATTCGCCTACTTATTCAACCGCTATAACAAGCTGCTGCAGCAGATCAAGGCGCTGATCGATAAGCTCTATGTGACCGAGCTGCGCAAGAAAGAAGCCGAGCTCCAGACACTGCAGGCCCAGATCAACCCGCATTTTCTCTACAACACCCTGGATTCAATCAACTGGATTGCCATCAATCACGATATTCCCGAGATCAGCAATATGGTCACTTCACTCTCTGATTTCTTCAGGTACAGCCTGAGCAAAGGACGGAATATTATCCCGCTCCGCGATGAGCTGCGGCAGGTGGAGAGCTATCTGGAGATTCAGCAGTTCCGCTTCCAGGATCGGCTGGAATATGAACTGGAGGAGACGGACCCCAAGCTGCTGGAGGAATGCCTGGTGGTCAAGCTCAGCCTGCAGCCGCTGGTCGAGAATGCCCTGATTCATGGCATTCAGCAGCGCCGGGGTCAAGGCAGAATCCGTATCAGGGTCGAGACTTCACAAGGCATCCTCAGCGTTTCGGTGTTTGACGACGGCGTAGGGGCAGACCCGGAGCGGCTGAATCTGCTTCTGGCCAATCCGCAGCCGGGCAACCAGTCCTATGGCATCCGTAATGTGCATATGAGAATTCAGCAGTTTTTTGGAGCGTCTTACGGAATCCGCTATTACGCTAATACCGAGGATGGCTGCGGCCTGCTTGCGGTGATCCGGTTTCCGGTGGTGACTACATGGGATGAGGTGAGTGAAGATGTTGACGATGATCGTAGCGGATGA
- a CDS encoding ABC transporter substrate-binding protein, translating into MKRFLFYILALLLCGAAAYAIAYDRPLLVDFSSSPTEVPVPPTRVKIALYDWTENLEVKNAISQYNKTNPDHIEITVMDIAADVYEDTLNMLMTSGQGPDVFSVDNAWLATYVNKGYLANLSDELNTADLSRFPEWARNYAHSSLFRGGIYFMPSSIDTVRLLYNKQLFRDAGLDPERPPLTFGAVKEAAARISQAGEGVNKYGFALPAGDSQDSLQTGLEISNTSSGYYLYNYQTGRYELSVYRFWLQMVLDMKREGSLYPGEGLLKRDSALRQFADGNIGMMYATSKDYVKLQEYMPKDDWGVTMPPVADSSKRGGGALMMIPHSPLVVNSSAPSREAAVKVWKFLQSKDFLTILFQQALALPVVDGILEVPGLAPGLGHFKEFYPTAAESIYPLSPQIMDQYDPSTVSMEPRDSGDRPRMQLYLQILSGERPLDEGLRSETERLNQMLDIADTGYSFQREEYIYPDFDPHNPLKAESLESQLSKGQE; encoded by the coding sequence ATGAAACGATTCCTGTTCTATATCCTTGCCTTACTATTATGCGGGGCTGCAGCTTATGCTATTGCTTATGACCGTCCGCTGCTGGTGGACTTCAGTTCGAGTCCTACGGAGGTGCCGGTGCCCCCCACCCGGGTAAAGATCGCCCTGTATGACTGGACAGAGAACCTGGAAGTGAAGAATGCTATCAGCCAATACAACAAAACGAATCCCGATCATATTGAGATTACCGTCATGGATATTGCTGCGGATGTCTATGAGGACACTTTAAATATGCTGATGACCTCGGGACAGGGTCCGGATGTGTTCAGTGTCGACAATGCCTGGCTGGCCACCTATGTGAACAAGGGGTATTTGGCTAATCTGTCTGATGAGCTGAACACTGCTGATCTAAGCAGATTCCCGGAATGGGCCAGGAACTATGCACACAGTTCATTGTTCAGAGGGGGGATATACTTCATGCCCTCCAGTATTGATACCGTGCGTCTCCTCTACAACAAGCAGCTGTTCCGCGATGCCGGACTTGACCCGGAGCGCCCGCCGCTTACCTTCGGAGCGGTGAAAGAGGCTGCCGCCCGGATCAGCCAGGCAGGAGAGGGCGTGAATAAATACGGCTTCGCGCTTCCTGCCGGAGACAGCCAGGATAGCCTGCAGACCGGTCTTGAAATCTCCAATACCTCCAGCGGTTACTATCTCTATAATTACCAGACCGGGCGTTATGAGTTGAGTGTATACAGATTCTGGCTGCAAATGGTGCTGGACATGAAGCGTGAGGGGAGTCTGTATCCGGGTGAGGGACTGCTTAAGCGTGACAGTGCCCTGCGGCAGTTCGCGGACGGCAATATCGGGATGATGTACGCCACCAGCAAAGATTATGTAAAGCTGCAGGAATATATGCCGAAGGATGATTGGGGAGTTACAATGCCTCCCGTGGCGGATTCCTCCAAGCGGGGCGGCGGAGCACTCATGATGATTCCGCACTCTCCGCTGGTAGTAAATAGCTCGGCTCCAAGCCGGGAGGCGGCGGTTAAAGTATGGAAATTCCTGCAGTCGAAGGATTTCTTGACCATTCTGTTCCAGCAGGCGCTGGCCCTGCCGGTGGTGGACGGTATTCTCGAAGTTCCGGGGCTCGCACCAGGGCTGGGACATTTCAAGGAGTTTTATCCGACTGCAGCTGAGTCCATTTATCCGCTCTCCCCGCAGATTATGGATCAATATGATCCGAGCACGGTATCCATGGAACCGCGTGACTCCGGGGACCGTCCGAGGATGCAGCTGTATCTGCAGATTCTCTCGGGAGAGAGGCCGCTTGACGAGGGGCTGCGCAGCGAAACGGAGCGGCTGAATCAGATGCTCGACATTGCGGATACGGGGTACTCTTTTCAGCGCGAGGAGTATATCTATCCTGACTTTGATCCGCATAATCCCCTAAAGGCAGAGAGCCTGGAGAGCCAGCTGAGTAAGGGACAGGAATAG
- a CDS encoding response regulator — translation MLTMIVADDEPFIRSSLIHVFKWQEEFGIEIIGEASDGLEAYELCLKLAPDILFTDIMMPLMGGLQVAEKLREAGSPTKIIIISGAQDFSYARDALKVSAEGYILKPVKLPEVREVFRQVVAKLKGEREHQMDVEQLRKQLHDSMPLIRDKFLQNLIAGLYRNEDEIWQKINYFALPFKRETALTACVLQLDEYQNAVDKFSEEYKQLLYFSIQNIINECLASHPCSISFVASENEFIMLVCPADDPSPSSISEVCGQIISNIRKYLRLEASVGIGRACPLASQLEDSYKDALAALVYKFYTGHGAVLYIKDIQPETETLESTFFYKFQARLMNELKAGHTGTVMELMEQLFTRLAGPKLQIEYVQSICAEMIFTSARALYEIDEDTRQVLSDRITIMDKLYLQKNITGLKAYMLSLFQDLSAYVAGKNTSKNSRMISKICSIIQEGYASELSISRIAEEVFLTPNYISLIFKKETGETITDYLTRIRMGKAKELLLGTDLKVMEISELVGYENPHYFSTVFKKTVGLHPLKYRSEKNQ, via the coding sequence ATGTTGACGATGATCGTAGCGGATGATGAGCCGTTTATCCGCAGCAGCCTGATCCATGTATTCAAGTGGCAGGAAGAATTCGGAATTGAGATTATAGGGGAGGCATCTGACGGTCTGGAGGCGTATGAATTATGCCTGAAGCTTGCGCCGGATATTCTGTTCACCGATATTATGATGCCGCTGATGGGCGGTCTGCAGGTGGCGGAGAAGCTGCGGGAAGCAGGCAGTCCTACCAAAATCATTATTATCAGCGGCGCCCAGGATTTCTCCTATGCCCGGGACGCGCTGAAGGTGAGTGCAGAGGGATATATCCTGAAGCCGGTGAAATTGCCCGAGGTCCGGGAGGTCTTCCGTCAGGTTGTCGCTAAGCTTAAAGGGGAACGTGAGCATCAGATGGATGTGGAGCAGCTGAGGAAGCAGCTGCATGACAGCATGCCGCTGATCCGTGACAAATTCCTGCAGAATCTGATTGCCGGCCTATACCGGAATGAAGATGAAATTTGGCAGAAAATAAATTATTTCGCCCTTCCCTTCAAGCGGGAGACCGCTTTGACAGCCTGTGTACTGCAGCTGGATGAATACCAGAATGCAGTGGATAAATTCTCGGAGGAATACAAGCAGCTGCTCTATTTCTCCATTCAAAATATTATCAATGAGTGCCTGGCCAGCCACCCGTGTTCCATCAGCTTCGTCGCGAGTGAGAACGAGTTCATTATGCTTGTCTGCCCGGCAGACGATCCCTCGCCCTCTTCCATCTCCGAAGTATGCGGGCAGATCATCAGCAATATCCGCAAGTATCTGCGGCTGGAAGCCTCGGTCGGCATTGGGAGGGCTTGTCCTCTGGCCAGCCAGTTGGAAGACTCGTACAAAGATGCGCTGGCCGCGCTGGTGTACAAATTCTATACCGGGCACGGCGCTGTCCTCTACATCAAGGATATCCAGCCGGAAACAGAGACACTGGAGAGTACTTTCTTCTATAAATTCCAGGCCCGGCTCATGAATGAACTGAAAGCAGGGCATACAGGCACCGTCATGGAGCTGATGGAGCAGCTGTTCACCAGACTGGCCGGACCCAAGCTGCAGATTGAGTATGTGCAGAGTATCTGTGCCGAGATGATTTTCACCTCCGCCAGGGCTCTGTATGAGATTGACGAGGATACCCGGCAGGTGCTCAGTGACCGGATTACAATCATGGATAAGCTGTATCTTCAGAAGAATATTACCGGTCTGAAGGCATATATGCTGTCACTTTTTCAAGACTTAAGTGCGTATGTAGCAGGCAAGAACACCTCCAAGAACAGCCGGATGATCAGCAAGATCTGTTCCATTATCCAGGAAGGCTATGCCTCTGAGCTCTCCATTTCCAGAATTGCCGAGGAGGTATTCCTCACGCCTAACTATATCAGCCTGATCTTCAAGAAGGAGACCGGTGAGACGATTACTGACTATCTCACCCGGATCCGTATGGGCAAAGCGAAAGAGCTGCTGCTCGGCACGGATCTGAAAGTAATGGAGATTTCTGAACTTGTGGGCTATGAGAATCCCCATTACTTCAGTACAGTTTTCAAAAAAACAGTCGGCCTGCACCCGCTTAAATACCGCTCTGAAAAAAATCAGTGA
- a CDS encoding DUF4127 family protein — protein MKNVLYVPLDDRPVNLDDVIAQGKSAGIHVITPHVTDLRNRLDSHKTSSGTTLLTTSSPSYGDTAKIRQFILHHAASADGFIISTDMLAYGGLIGSRRLRADAGGAYPDYDPVITSLLDVIRLVKQSYPDKPVYVLDTIMRLATTSFAEGLDLAAYTESRNFMLQPRRSFTQFADILSGYNLSPAGSYGSTATFNKEQYYNTRQHKFKTNHYILEKLAQEGYIDFLAVGVDDANTQGVQINEIRFVEECINGWLGGINGQNPERAIILPDADGLGQALLARMANQLYRNGAKTGYAVQYFGPHGSTITSPYEYMDVHQNIQRHVDIVGAESASGSPALEIIAVTAGDQTPAAVDRLAANHANGVLSVVIDFVGNGAADAAVTEGLLGSRYTGSILGYSGWNTPGNKIGIALGMGQARYALLVTETDAAALSSAVHAHGSLLFKRFLKDYYYKRLAIGEIREYSRAHSLYENVAAIADQNMLLFNSPEDYSHLQALLRERMQTHTATLAGANAFLTGSPDPACSIRRINGAAWSFSEYAGASLHYNNPGYIWGRAFEITLNPNVTFLC, from the coding sequence ATGAAGAATGTGCTATACGTACCATTGGATGATAGACCGGTTAATCTGGATGATGTTATTGCTCAAGGGAAATCGGCAGGAATTCATGTAATCACCCCGCATGTAACCGATCTTAGAAACCGTCTGGATTCGCATAAGACGTCATCGGGGACAACATTGCTAACCACCTCTTCACCGTCCTATGGGGACACCGCCAAGATCCGGCAGTTTATTCTTCATCATGCAGCGTCTGCAGACGGCTTTATAATCTCCACAGATATGCTCGCCTACGGGGGCCTGATCGGAAGCCGCCGCCTCCGGGCAGACGCAGGGGGAGCTTATCCGGACTATGATCCTGTTATCACGAGCCTGCTGGACGTGATCCGTTTAGTGAAGCAATCTTATCCGGACAAGCCGGTGTATGTGCTGGATACGATTATGAGGCTGGCTACAACGTCTTTTGCAGAAGGTCTGGACTTGGCAGCCTATACAGAATCACGCAATTTCATGCTTCAGCCACGAAGAAGCTTTACGCAGTTTGCCGATATTCTCAGCGGGTATAACCTGTCTCCAGCCGGTTCCTATGGCAGCACGGCCACTTTCAATAAAGAACAGTATTACAATACGAGACAGCATAAGTTCAAAACGAACCATTACATTCTGGAGAAGCTGGCGCAGGAGGGATACATTGATTTTCTCGCGGTAGGTGTGGATGATGCCAATACTCAAGGGGTGCAGATTAACGAGATTCGCTTTGTAGAAGAGTGTATTAATGGCTGGCTTGGCGGTATAAATGGGCAAAATCCGGAGCGTGCAATCATTCTGCCGGATGCAGACGGACTGGGGCAGGCGTTATTGGCGCGGATGGCGAATCAGCTCTATCGTAACGGGGCAAAGACAGGTTATGCCGTTCAATACTTCGGGCCCCATGGCTCTACCATTACGAGTCCGTATGAATATATGGATGTGCATCAGAATATTCAGCGTCATGTGGATATTGTTGGTGCAGAGTCTGCGAGCGGTTCACCTGCCTTGGAGATTATCGCGGTTACCGCTGGGGATCAGACGCCGGCTGCGGTTGACCGCCTTGCAGCTAACCACGCCAATGGTGTTCTGTCTGTCGTGATTGATTTTGTCGGCAACGGTGCAGCGGATGCAGCTGTAACTGAAGGCCTGCTGGGCAGCCGGTATACCGGAAGTATATTAGGATACAGCGGCTGGAATACGCCGGGTAACAAAATCGGGATTGCGCTGGGCATGGGCCAGGCCCGGTATGCATTGTTGGTTACGGAGACAGATGCGGCGGCGCTCAGCTCTGCTGTCCATGCTCACGGATCGCTTTTGTTCAAACGCTTCTTGAAAGATTACTATTACAAAAGGTTAGCTATTGGTGAAATCCGGGAATATTCAAGAGCCCATTCTTTATATGAGAATGTTGCTGCGATTGCAGACCAGAACATGCTTTTGTTTAATAGTCCCGAAGATTACTCTCACTTACAAGCCCTGCTGAGAGAGCGGATGCAGACACATACAGCCACCCTTGCCGGGGCAAATGCATTCCTTACCGGGAGTCCTGACCCAGCTTGTAGTATCCGCCGGATTAACGGAGCTGCCTGGTCATTCTCGGAATATGCCGGTGCATCACTTCATTACAACAATCCCGGTTATATTTGGGGCCGAGCTTTTGAAATTACTTTGAATCCTAACGTAACCTTTTTGTGCTGA
- a CDS encoding beta strand repeat-containing protein: MSFLSTGPLENNMVGGVRPTTQVTVRIDNRSNTSASMVLVQGYYMLGGIRNLYVSESLNVAANEVITNTYYADLDAFEFLFVTPDMADDPIQISLWGKSSTGQLVTAHRLVSAELLGETTGVTGATGATGATGVTGAAGVTGATGEAGVTGATGEAGVTGATGEAGVTGATGEAGVTGATGEAGVTGATGEAGATGATGEAGVTGATGEAGVTGATGEAGVTGATGEAGVTGATGEAGVTGATGEAGVTGATGQAGVTGATGEAGVTGATGEAGATGATGEAGVTGATGEAGVTGATGEAGVTGATGEAGVTGATGEAGVTGATGEAGVTGATGEAGVTGATGEAGVTGATGEAGVTGATGEAGVTGATGEAGATGATGEAGVTGATGEAGVTGATGEAGVTGATGEAGVTGATGEAGVTGATGEAGVTGATGEAGVTGATGEAGVTGATGVTGATGVTGATGVTGATGEAGVTGATGEAGVTGATGEAGVTGATGEAGVTGATGVTGATGEAGVTGATGVTGATGEAGVTGATGVTGATGEAGVTGATGEAGVTGATGEAGVTGATGEAGVTGATGEAGVTGATGVTGATGEAGVTGATGEAGVTGATGEAGVTGATGEAGVTGATGEAGVTGATGEAGVTGATGEAGVTGATGEAGVTGATGEAGETGATGVTGATGVTGATGVGVTGATGVTGATGDAGATGATGVTGATGVGVTGATGVTGATGDAGATGATGVTGATGVGVTGATGVTGATGDAGVTGATGVTGATGVGVTGATGATGPNIATEGFSAFLPSFSAAASTQLTGWTVTTPYYDSATFNETTGNYTIPATGRYSFEATINYSTTAAISVALGAGVNPAFVVRRTSPTVTDLVTGLFPLLNVNIALLLSLRTILGNGTVTLTGEFELTAGDVIGLFYAADGLTIPLDLGGSSSGVVWSVHRLT; encoded by the coding sequence ATGAGCTTTTTATCAACGGGACCGCTGGAGAATAATATGGTTGGCGGCGTGAGACCGACTACACAGGTTACGGTCAGAATCGATAACCGCAGCAATACTTCAGCTTCCATGGTATTGGTACAAGGTTATTACATGCTCGGAGGAATAAGAAACCTGTATGTCAGCGAATCACTGAATGTGGCTGCAAACGAAGTGATAACCAACACGTATTACGCGGATCTGGATGCTTTTGAATTTCTGTTTGTCACCCCTGATATGGCGGACGACCCTATCCAGATTTCGCTGTGGGGCAAGAGCAGCACCGGACAGCTGGTAACGGCCCACCGGCTGGTATCTGCCGAATTGCTTGGTGAAACCACAGGGGTTACCGGGGCTACAGGAGCGACCGGAGCTACGGGAGTAACGGGAGCGGCCGGAGTTACCGGGGCAACGGGCGAAGCTGGCGTAACTGGGGCGACTGGTGAAGCTGGAGTTACCGGGGCAACCGGAGAAGCTGGCGTGACTGGGGCGACGGGCGAAGCTGGGGTGACTGGTGCGACGGGCGAAGCTGGGGTGACTGGAGCGACCGGGGAAGCTGGCGCGACTGGGGCAACGGGCGAAGCGGGAGTGACCGGGGCGACAGGCGAAGCTGGCGTGACTGGGGCGACGGGCGAAGCTGGCGTGACCGGTGCGACAGGCGAAGCGGGAGTGACTGGTGCGACGGGCGAAGCTGGCGTGACCGGTGCGACAGGCGAAGCGGGAGTGACCGGGGCGACAGGCCAAGCTGGGGTGACCGGGGCGACAGGCGAAGCTGGGGTGACTGGAGCGACCGGGGAAGCTGGCGCGACTGGGGCAACGGGCGAAGCGGGAGTGACCGGGGCGACAGGCGAAGCTGGGGTGACCGGGGCGACGGGCGAAGCGGGCGTGACTGGAGCGACGGGCGAAGCTGGAGTGACTGGTGCGACAGGCGAAGCTGGGGTGACCGGTGCGACGGGCGAAGCTGGAGTGACTGGAGCGACGGGCGAAGCTGGCGTGACCGGTGCGACGGGCGAAGCTGGCGTGACTGGTGCGACGGGCGAAGCTGGCGTGACTGGTGCAACAGGCGAAGCTGGGGTGACTGGAGCGACCGGGGAAGCTGGCGCGACTGGGGCAACGGGCGAAGCGGGAGTGACCGGTGCGACGGGCGAAGCTGGAGTGACTGGAGCGACGGGCGAAGCGGGAGTGACAGGTGCAACAGGCGAAGCTGGGGTGACTGGAGCGACGGGCGAAGCGGGCGTGACCGGTGCGACGGGCGAAGCTGGAGTGACTGGAGCGACGGGCGAAGCTGGAGTGACTGGAGCAACGGGCGAAGCTGGGGTGACTGGAGCGACCGGGGTAACTGGGGCGACTGGTGTAACTGGGGCGACTGGTGTAACTGGGGCGACAGGCGAAGCTGGGGTAACTGGGGCGACAGGCGAAGCTGGGGTGACTGGGGCAACAGGTGAAGCTGGTGTGACTGGAGCAACGGGAGAAGCAGGAGTGACCGGAGCGACTGGTGTAACTGGGGCGACAGGCGAAGCAGGAGTGACCGGAGCGACTGGTGTGACTGGTGCAACGGGCGAAGCTGGGGTGACTGGAGCGACCGGAGTAACTGGGGCGACAGGCGAAGCTGGTGTAACCGGGGCAACGGGCGAAGCTGGAGTGACTGGAGCGACGGGCGAAGCTGGCGTGACCGGTGCGACGGGTGAAGCTGGCGTGACAGGTGCAACAGGCGAAGCTGGGGTGACTGGAGCGACTGGTGTAACTGGGGCGACTGGTGAAGCTGGAGTTACCGGGGCAACGGGCGAAGCTGGCGTGACCGGTGCGACGGGCGAAGCTGGGGTGACTGGAGCGACGGGCGAAGCTGGCGTGACGGGTGCAACGGGTGAAGCTGGAGTGACTGGAGCGACGGGCGAAGCTGGCGTGACAGGTGCAACAGGCGAAGCTGGGGTGACTGGGGCGACTGGTGAAGCTGGAGTTACCGGGGCAACGGGCGAAGCTGGTGAAACTGGAGCTACAGGCGTGACAGGTGCGACCGGGGTTACCGGTGCGACGGGAGTGGGAGTGACCGGAGCGACAGGTGTAACGGGAGCAACAGGAGACGCAGGCGCGACAGGTGCGACCGGGGTTACCGGTGCGACGGGAGTGGGAGTGACCGGAGCGACAGGTGTAACGGGAGCAACAGGAGACGCAGGCGCGACAGGTGCGACCGGGGTTACAGGTGCGACGGGAGTGGGCGTGACCGGAGCGACTGGTGTTACGGGAGCAACAGGAGACGCAGGCGTGACAGGTGCGACCGGGGTTACCGGTGCGACGGGAGTGGGAGTGACCGGAGCAACCGGAGCGACAGGGCCCAATATTGCAACGGAAGGCTTCTCGGCATTTCTGCCTTCGTTCTCGGCAGCAGCCAGCACACAGCTTACAGGCTGGACGGTGACGACACCTTATTACGACAGCGCGACTTTTAACGAAACAACAGGTAACTACACGATCCCGGCCACAGGCAGATATTCGTTTGAGGCGACCATTAACTACAGCACTACGGCTGCGATTTCAGTTGCGTTGGGTGCGGGAGTAAATCCGGCTTTTGTAGTGCGGAGAACGTCCCCTACGGTAACAGATCTGGTAACCGGACTCTTCCCTCTGCTGAATGTTAACATCGCACTGCTGTTGTCACTCCGGACGATATTAGGGAACGGTACGGTGACATTAACGGGTGAGTTTGAACTGACGGCAGGCGACGTAATCGGACTATTCTACGCAGCAGATGGACTAACAATTCCGCTGGATCTTGGCGGCTCCTCCTCGGGCGTTGTGTGGTCTGTGCACAGACTGACTTAA